The following are encoded together in the Flavobacterium sp. TR2 genome:
- a CDS encoding CDC27 family protein has translation MRNFIWSLSLLFAGISISSAQTNGIEKGTYLSTNKGGKIKLNLLDDNKYELVFYSGGYEIKGDSLVFLKSKNTVNRFDLSFVKDKKAKKIKIKFLNPSYYSFYIGTQKGTETVQYQKVSDIKTKEDPEWVKTDLEFEIDKTDFLYLVYEDYNGKSDVNKYALPKDVSEVTINYDLAVLSDLNLVGFFDKNTKELKVSDEHGKDPLVFVNEKDEKPAKIPTVVPVETQSITNWTYPGKEPDYGDAYGAAVDSVIVDTAAVAGTAYPIDPPTAYTKYDFKLKIEDNLKKAIESTKTAASNKFLVVVVDSKNKAAKENFDAFVKEQETQTGYNMYDSYNALYDTYNFYLAGADDKKWLKNNKITNDPSLLVLNGNGDLLAIAKSDLTTQQYQFSYYGDLNRKLQKANAFLAIDKVLKNKKASDADLIAAFNKVASLEPSYDYDSEYTVSDPNSTDFVLTKTVLDQKAVAQTWKKLIEAHQKDKAVNMYLAETIIKEIKNQGFTKQLFNQEKILNDTDFLAIDYLLKHSDDIENNKAAFNSSAPEIHNVGNAVSEVSNALQQNLYASQDGLTGEMNKEKINSVYKEIIASGKGNFDAYRNYFYYLSQLEDQDGSNATYLKEFSTYFDNTLAGASPIEKLDAIFGGLDSSSSYSYDGWSSFKLYHSDICNNAAWTVVLKPQNSNFLKEAIKWSEYSLVISKNNPYYLDTLAQLYYKNGQAQKAIETQVLAVKFITSDVDEETANQMKEVLTKMSNGTY, from the coding sequence ATGCGCAATTTTATTTGGAGTTTATCGCTCCTGTTTGCTGGAATTTCCATCTCTTCTGCCCAAACCAATGGAATAGAAAAAGGAACTTATTTGTCTACAAATAAAGGAGGGAAAATCAAATTAAATTTATTGGATGATAATAAGTATGAATTGGTTTTTTATTCTGGAGGTTACGAAATTAAAGGCGATTCGCTGGTTTTCTTAAAAAGTAAAAACACCGTTAATAGATTTGATCTTTCTTTTGTCAAGGATAAAAAAGCAAAAAAAATTAAGATTAAGTTTTTGAATCCGTCTTACTATTCTTTTTACATAGGAACTCAAAAAGGAACAGAAACAGTACAATACCAAAAAGTTTCAGATATTAAAACAAAAGAAGATCCTGAATGGGTTAAAACCGATTTGGAGTTTGAAATAGACAAGACCGATTTTCTTTATTTGGTGTACGAAGATTATAACGGAAAAAGTGATGTTAATAAATATGCATTGCCAAAAGATGTTTCAGAAGTAACGATCAATTATGATTTGGCAGTTTTAAGCGATTTAAACCTTGTCGGATTTTTTGATAAGAATACAAAAGAGTTGAAAGTTTCTGATGAACATGGAAAGGATCCTTTGGTATTTGTAAACGAAAAAGACGAGAAACCTGCAAAGATTCCAACAGTGGTTCCAGTAGAAACTCAAAGCATAACAAACTGGACTTATCCAGGTAAAGAACCCGATTATGGAGATGCTTATGGCGCTGCCGTAGATAGTGTAATAGTAGATACTGCTGCTGTAGCTGGAACGGCATATCCTATTGATCCTCCAACGGCTTATACCAAATATGATTTTAAACTAAAAATAGAAGACAATCTAAAAAAAGCAATAGAATCTACCAAAACAGCCGCTAGCAATAAATTTTTGGTCGTTGTGGTTGACAGCAAAAATAAAGCGGCAAAGGAAAATTTTGATGCTTTTGTAAAAGAACAAGAAACGCAGACCGGATACAATATGTATGATTCGTATAATGCTCTATATGATACATACAACTTTTATTTGGCTGGTGCCGATGATAAAAAATGGCTGAAAAATAATAAAATTACGAATGATCCAAGCCTATTGGTTTTAAACGGAAACGGCGATCTGCTAGCGATTGCAAAATCAGATTTGACAACGCAGCAATATCAGTTTAGCTATTATGGTGATCTTAACAGAAAACTTCAAAAAGCAAATGCTTTTTTGGCCATAGATAAAGTATTAAAGAACAAAAAAGCTTCAGATGCAGATCTAATTGCAGCTTTTAATAAAGTGGCCTCATTAGAACCTTCTTACGATTATGATTCAGAATATACAGTAAGCGATCCTAATTCTACTGATTTTGTACTTACAAAAACGGTCTTAGACCAAAAAGCAGTAGCTCAAACATGGAAAAAATTGATTGAAGCACACCAAAAAGATAAAGCCGTAAATATGTATTTGGCTGAGACCATTATAAAAGAAATTAAAAATCAAGGTTTTACAAAACAGCTTTTTAATCAAGAAAAAATTCTTAATGATACTGATTTTCTAGCAATAGATTATTTGTTAAAACATTCTGACGATATTGAGAACAATAAAGCTGCATTCAATAGCAGTGCGCCAGAAATTCATAATGTAGGAAATGCTGTTTCTGAAGTTTCTAACGCATTGCAGCAAAACCTATATGCTTCTCAGGACGGACTTACAGGTGAAATGAATAAAGAGAAAATCAATTCTGTTTACAAAGAGATCATCGCATCTGGAAAAGGAAATTTTGATGCCTACAGAAATTATTTTTACTATTTAAGCCAGCTTGAAGATCAGGACGGTTCTAATGCGACTTATTTGAAAGAATTCAGCACTTATTTTGATAATACATTAGCAGGAGCAAGCCCGATAGAAAAACTAGATGCTATTTTTGGAGGTTTAGATTCCAGCTCAAGCTATTCTTATGACGGATGGAGTTCATTTAAACTTTACCATTCAGATATTTGCAACAATGCAGCATGGACAGTTGTATTAAAACCACAGAATTCAAACTTTTTAAAAGAGGCTATTAAATGGTCTGAATATAGCTTGGTGATATCTAAAAACAATCCATATTATTTAGACACTTTGGCACAATTGTATTATAAAAATGGACAGGCACAAAAAGCTATAGAAACACAAGTTTTAGCAGTAAAATTTATTACTAGTGATGTTGATGAAGAAACTGCAAATCAAATGAAGGAAGTTTTGACTAAAATGAGTAACGGAACTTACTAA
- the metK gene encoding methionine adenosyltransferase gives MAYLFTSESVSEGHPDKVADQISDALIDNFLAFDADSKVACETLVTTGQVILAGEVKSNTYLDVQQIARDVIKRIGYTKSEYMFEANSCGILSAIHEQSADINQGVDRAKPEEQGAGDQGMMFGYATNETENYMPLALDLSHKLLQELAILRRENNEITYLRPDAKSQVTLEYSDDNKPTRIDAIVISTQHDDFDTEAEMLAKIKKDIIEILIPRIIAKNPEHAHLFNDKINYHINPTGKFVIGGPHGDTGLTGRKIIVDTYGGKGAHGGGAFSGKDPSKVDRSAAYATRHIAKNLVAAGVADEILVQVSYAIGVAEPMGIFIETYGTSKVNLTNGEIAKKVEAIFDMRPYFIEQRLKLRNPIYSETAAYGHMGRKPETVTKTFSAPGGNEKTVTVELFTWEKLDFVDQVKAAFGL, from the coding sequence ATGGCTTATTTATTTACGTCAGAATCTGTTAGTGAAGGGCATCCAGACAAAGTTGCAGATCAAATTTCGGATGCATTAATTGACAACTTTTTGGCATTTGACGCTGACTCAAAAGTAGCTTGCGAAACATTAGTTACAACAGGTCAGGTGATTTTAGCAGGTGAAGTAAAATCGAATACTTATCTTGATGTTCAGCAAATCGCTCGCGATGTAATCAAAAGAATTGGATACACTAAAAGTGAATATATGTTTGAAGCCAATTCTTGTGGAATTCTTTCAGCTATTCACGAGCAGTCTGCAGATATTAACCAAGGTGTTGACAGAGCTAAGCCAGAAGAACAAGGTGCAGGAGATCAAGGAATGATGTTTGGTTACGCTACAAACGAAACTGAAAACTATATGCCATTGGCACTTGATTTATCTCATAAATTATTACAAGAATTAGCCATCTTAAGACGTGAAAATAACGAAATTACATATTTACGTCCAGATGCTAAATCTCAAGTAACTTTAGAATATAGCGACGACAATAAACCAACTCGTATTGATGCGATTGTAATTTCAACTCAACACGATGATTTTGATACAGAAGCTGAGATGTTGGCTAAAATCAAAAAAGATATTATCGAAATCTTGATTCCTAGAATTATCGCTAAAAACCCAGAGCACGCTCACTTATTTAACGATAAAATCAACTACCACATTAACCCAACAGGAAAATTCGTTATTGGAGGACCTCACGGAGATACTGGTTTAACAGGAAGAAAAATTATTGTTGATACTTACGGTGGAAAAGGTGCTCACGGTGGTGGTGCATTCTCTGGAAAAGATCCAAGTAAAGTAGACAGAAGTGCTGCTTATGCAACGCGTCATATCGCTAAAAACTTAGTTGCTGCTGGTGTTGCTGACGAAATCTTAGTTCAGGTTTCTTACGCAATTGGAGTTGCTGAGCCAATGGGAATTTTCATTGAAACTTACGGAACTTCTAAAGTAAACTTAACGAACGGTGAAATCGCTAAAAAAGTTGAAGCTATCTTTGATATGCGTCCTTACTTTATCGAGCAACGTTTAAAATTAAGAAATCCAATCTATAGCGAAACGGCTGCTTACGGACACATGGGACGCAAACCTGAAACTGTAACTAAAACTTTCTCTGCTCCAGGAGGAAACGAAAAAACGGTTACTGTTGAGTTATTTACATGGGAAAAACTTGATTTTGTTGACCAAGTAAAAGCTGCATTTGGATTATAA
- a CDS encoding O-acetylhomoserine aminocarboxypropyltransferase/cysteine synthase family protein, which yields MSTQKFATNALHAGHDVTKNAGTRAVPIYQTSSYVFNNADHAANLFGLAEAGFIYTRLNNPTNDILEQRLAALEGGIGAVVTASGASAISTTLLTLLKAGDHIVASNSLYGGTYNLLKVTLPRLGITTTFVDPSKPENFTKAAKENTRTFFVESLGNPKLDVLDLKAISAEAKAFKVPFIVDNTVATPYLLNPIKYGADIVIHSLTKYIAGNGTSLGGVIIDAGNFDWANGKFPEFTEPSAGYHGLVYHEALGNAAFIAKARIEGLRDFGAALSPFNAFQIIQGLETLPIRIKKHSENALALAEWLEKQDEVVWVNYPGLKSNKYYDLAKEYLPEGQSGIITFGLKGGFDAAKKVVDDTKLFSLLANIGDTKSLIIHPASTTHQQLTEAEQIETGVSKDLIRLSVGIEDIEDLIADLQAVFESVSLSQFSINKN from the coding sequence ATGAGTACACAAAAATTTGCAACAAACGCATTACACGCAGGACACGACGTAACTAAAAACGCAGGAACTAGAGCAGTGCCTATTTATCAGACATCATCATATGTATTTAACAATGCAGATCATGCTGCCAATTTATTTGGCCTTGCCGAAGCTGGATTCATTTATACGAGATTAAATAACCCGACAAACGATATTCTAGAACAGCGTCTGGCAGCGCTAGAAGGCGGAATTGGAGCTGTTGTAACGGCTTCTGGAGCATCGGCAATTTCAACAACTTTATTGACTTTGCTAAAAGCAGGAGATCATATCGTAGCATCAAACAGTTTATACGGCGGGACGTATAATCTTTTAAAAGTGACGCTGCCAAGATTAGGAATCACAACCACTTTTGTTGATCCTTCAAAACCTGAAAACTTTACCAAAGCAGCTAAAGAAAACACACGAACTTTCTTTGTTGAATCTCTTGGGAACCCAAAATTAGATGTATTAGATTTAAAAGCAATTTCGGCAGAAGCCAAAGCATTCAAAGTGCCATTTATAGTAGATAATACAGTTGCGACACCTTATTTATTAAACCCAATTAAGTATGGCGCCGATATTGTAATTCATTCCTTAACCAAATATATCGCAGGAAACGGAACTTCGTTAGGAGGCGTTATCATTGATGCTGGAAACTTTGACTGGGCAAACGGAAAATTCCCTGAATTTACCGAGCCATCTGCAGGATACCACGGATTAGTATATCATGAAGCTTTAGGAAATGCGGCTTTTATTGCAAAAGCGCGAATAGAAGGGCTGCGTGATTTTGGTGCTGCTTTGAGTCCATTTAATGCTTTTCAAATTATTCAGGGACTAGAAACACTTCCAATCCGAATTAAAAAACATAGTGAAAATGCTTTGGCGCTAGCCGAATGGTTAGAAAAACAAGATGAGGTGGTTTGGGTAAATTATCCAGGCTTAAAATCGAACAAATATTATGATCTGGCTAAAGAATATCTGCCAGAAGGGCAAAGCGGCATTATCACTTTCGGATTAAAAGGAGGTTTTGATGCTGCCAAAAAAGTAGTAGACGACACAAAACTATTCTCACTGCTGGCCAATATCGGTGATACAAAATCACTTATTATTCACCCTGCAAGTACTACGCACCAGCAGCTAACAGAAGCAGAACAAATAGAAACGGGAGTTTCTAAAGATTTGATTCGTTTGTCTGTGGGAATAGAAGATATTGAAGATTTAATTGCAGATCTTCAGGCTGTTTTTGAAAGCGTTTCGCTTTCTCAATTCAGCATCAATAAAAATTAG
- a CDS encoding aspartate kinase: MSKLKINIILFGIGNIGSTLINQIIESQEFFLESKNIDFHFPIITNSTVAFFEKEGVGYSWETNFRQLAVPFKVEDIVEFAHENEFENLIAVDATDSDELVKHYNTLIKNGFNIVAVNKKANTLPIDLYKELRTNLKKHDKEFLYETSVETGIPVLQTLRDLYYSGEKITKIRGVFSDNLSYVFNRFSSEDISFSSVLKDASLLGLMKSNFKEDLSGNDTARKLLILAREIGKDFEFSDIKIKPFITEEHLEKNGVLNKEAVDKSFKIAKITQAENHLLRYVGEFDVEKGTLEAKLISESADSPIGQLKGSDTIFEIYTKSYADIPIVIQSAPPCKQAISRGIITDILKIAERIRTKEAVWL; encoded by the coding sequence ATGTCAAAGCTTAAAATAAACATTATCCTTTTTGGAATAGGGAATATCGGAAGCACTTTGATTAATCAGATTATCGAAAGTCAAGAGTTTTTCCTTGAAAGCAAAAATATCGATTTTCATTTTCCAATTATAACCAATTCGACGGTTGCTTTTTTTGAGAAAGAAGGCGTAGGGTATTCTTGGGAAACCAATTTCAGACAATTGGCAGTTCCTTTTAAAGTAGAAGATATTGTCGAATTTGCGCATGAAAACGAATTTGAAAATTTGATTGCCGTCGATGCAACAGATAGCGATGAATTGGTGAAGCATTATAATACGCTAATCAAAAACGGATTCAATATTGTTGCGGTAAACAAAAAAGCCAATACGCTACCGATAGATTTGTACAAAGAATTACGAACAAATCTTAAAAAGCACGACAAAGAGTTTCTTTATGAAACCTCAGTCGAAACGGGAATTCCTGTTTTGCAGACCTTAAGAGATTTGTACTATTCGGGAGAAAAAATCACGAAGATTAGAGGCGTTTTTTCGGACAATCTGAGTTATGTCTTTAATAGATTTTCATCTGAAGACATTTCGTTTTCCTCTGTTTTAAAAGATGCGAGCCTTTTAGGTTTAATGAAGTCAAATTTTAAAGAAGATCTTTCAGGAAACGATACCGCAAGAAAGCTGCTGATATTGGCGAGAGAAATCGGAAAAGATTTTGAATTTTCAGATATTAAAATCAAACCATTTATAACCGAAGAGCACTTGGAAAAAAATGGAGTGCTTAACAAAGAAGCAGTCGATAAATCTTTTAAAATTGCCAAAATTACCCAAGCAGAAAATCACTTGCTAAGGTATGTAGGAGAGTTTGATGTGGAAAAAGGAACTTTAGAAGCCAAATTGATTTCGGAATCGGCAGATTCTCCAATCGGACAATTAAAAGGTTCGGATACCATTTTTGAAATTTATACCAAATCTTACGCCGATATTCCAATCGTAATTCAGAGCGCTCCGCCATGCAAACAGGCAATTTCAAGAGGAATTATCACTGATATTCTGAAAATTGCTGAGCGAATTAGAACAAAAGAAGCCGTTTGGCTGTAA
- a CDS encoding alpha/beta fold hydrolase, with product MENIPSPIIIQDFITESGAAYHSIPLSFTLSGQPLHSAPIVLVNHALTGNAQVTGENGWWNDLIGEGKTIDTAVYTILAFDIPGNGSNSFLIENYLDFTARDIARIFVEGVKALNIKKLFAVIGGSVGGGIAWEIIALAPNITENLIPIASDWKSTDWLIANCFLQEQILNNSSKPIEDARIHAMLCYRSPESFKEKFQRTINQDLLIFNIESWLAHHGKKLQKRYQLSSYKLMNQLLKTIDITRNSESFESLLSKTEASIHIIGINSDLFFTAKENVETYEELKKFKDNVFYSEIDSVHGHDAFLIEYKQLDHLLADIFKAETIKK from the coding sequence TTGGAAAATATACCAAGTCCCATCATAATTCAAGATTTCATCACAGAAAGTGGTGCAGCTTATCATTCTATACCATTAAGTTTTACACTGTCAGGACAGCCATTGCACAGTGCGCCTATTGTTTTGGTTAACCATGCCCTAACAGGAAATGCGCAGGTGACTGGCGAAAATGGCTGGTGGAATGACTTGATTGGCGAAGGTAAAACCATCGATACTGCTGTTTACACCATTTTAGCCTTTGATATTCCTGGAAATGGAAGCAATTCTTTCCTAATCGAAAATTATCTTGACTTTACAGCAAGAGATATTGCAAGAATCTTTGTTGAAGGCGTAAAAGCTTTAAATATTAAAAAGCTTTTTGCAGTTATTGGAGGTTCTGTAGGCGGCGGAATTGCATGGGAAATCATTGCTTTGGCGCCAAACATTACAGAAAACCTTATCCCGATTGCGAGCGACTGGAAATCTACCGACTGGCTTATCGCCAATTGTTTTCTGCAAGAGCAGATTTTAAACAATTCTTCAAAACCAATTGAAGATGCCAGAATACACGCAATGCTTTGCTACCGTTCGCCAGAATCATTCAAAGAAAAATTTCAGAGAACAATCAATCAGGATCTTTTGATTTTTAACATCGAAAGCTGGCTGGCACATCACGGAAAAAAATTGCAGAAAAGATATCAGCTGTCTTCTTATAAATTAATGAATCAATTGCTTAAAACAATTGATATCACTAGAAATAGTGAAAGCTTTGAAAGTCTATTGTCTAAAACAGAAGCTTCAATTCATATCATCGGGATCAATTCAGATTTGTTTTTTACAGCAAAAGAAAACGTAGAAACCTACGAAGAATTGAAGAAATTTAAAGACAATGTTTTCTACAGCGAAATTGATTCGGTTCACGGACATGACGCTTTTTTAATCGAGTACAAACAATTAGATCATTTACTTGCCGACATTTTTAAGGCAGAAACAATAAAGAAATAA
- the thrA gene encoding bifunctional aspartate kinase/homoserine dehydrogenase I, with the protein MKVLKFGGKSLANGEGLNKVVSIISDKVNQGEKIAVVVSARGNATDELEFILTIAAKNGSYKELLENFKKYQISDYPQVDLSEEFSVLDKLFEGVSLIGDYSKKIKDQILSKGELLSAKLLTAILLEKGIPANFVDTRDLLKTDSKFGDAQPLEQLSKKNVVNYFKEHNGETVNIVTGFIGSNNNNDTTTLGRNGSNYTASLIANYLNAEELQNFTHVDGIYTANPDLVADAKKIEYLSFNEANELANFGATILHAKTIIPLLEKNIPLRILNTFNHENRGTLITSDSSKEGIKTLSVLENVSLVNLEGRGLLGKAGVDARIFKVMGDHNISVSIISQGSSERGIGLVVATEKATLAMVELEKEFENDFYSKDVNQITVTDNVSVISIIGQDLSTFHKPYTALIKNKIVPILFNNTVTGKNVSLVVKKEELNKALNVIHGEIFGVSKKINIAIFGHGLVGGTLINQILESAAAIEKRKDIKLNVFAIANSKKLLLNQYGVTSNWKSDIETKGEAYTIKDIIAFANEHHLENLIAIDNTASAPFVENYIPLVESSFDLISSNKVANTLSYGFYKELRKALAENQKNYLYETNVGAGLPLIDTIKLLHLSGENITKIKGVFSGTLSYLFNNFSAKDAPFSEILQEAIDNGYTEPDPREDLCGNDVGRKLLILARELDLQNEFEEISIQNLIPEHLREGSAADFLMKLKEFDPIYAKIKADQQPNHVLRYIGELSGDLQNDKGNLEVKLVSVPKDTALGGLKGSDSFFEIYTESYGDRPIVIQGAGAGSAVTARGVFGDILRLSDKG; encoded by the coding sequence ATGAAAGTATTAAAATTTGGAGGTAAATCATTAGCAAACGGAGAAGGACTTAACAAAGTTGTTTCAATCATTTCAGATAAAGTAAATCAAGGTGAAAAAATCGCCGTTGTAGTATCTGCACGCGGAAATGCTACTGATGAATTGGAATTTATCTTAACAATTGCTGCTAAAAATGGCAGTTACAAAGAATTATTAGAGAATTTTAAAAAATATCAAATATCAGATTACCCACAAGTAGATTTGTCTGAAGAATTTAGTGTTTTAGATAAACTTTTTGAGGGAGTAAGTCTAATTGGCGATTACAGCAAAAAAATCAAAGATCAGATTTTGTCAAAAGGAGAATTGCTTTCGGCTAAATTATTGACGGCTATTTTATTGGAAAAAGGAATTCCTGCCAATTTTGTAGATACAAGAGATTTATTGAAAACCGATTCTAAATTTGGTGATGCACAGCCATTAGAGCAGCTTTCAAAGAAAAACGTAGTAAACTACTTTAAAGAACATAACGGCGAAACGGTTAATATAGTTACAGGCTTCATTGGCTCAAACAACAACAACGACACAACTACTTTAGGTAGAAATGGCAGTAACTATACCGCTTCGTTAATCGCAAATTATTTGAATGCCGAAGAACTGCAAAACTTCACGCACGTAGACGGAATCTACACAGCAAACCCAGACTTGGTTGCCGATGCGAAGAAAATTGAATATTTATCATTCAACGAAGCAAATGAGCTGGCAAATTTTGGAGCAACCATTTTGCACGCCAAAACGATTATTCCGTTGTTAGAAAAAAATATTCCGTTACGAATCTTAAATACGTTCAACCACGAAAACCGCGGAACTTTAATCACCTCAGATTCTTCTAAAGAAGGAATTAAAACGCTTTCTGTTTTGGAAAATGTTTCTCTTGTAAATCTTGAAGGACGAGGATTGCTTGGAAAAGCTGGAGTCGATGCCCGAATTTTTAAAGTAATGGGAGATCACAATATCAGTGTGAGCATTATCTCTCAAGGTTCTTCAGAAAGAGGAATCGGACTTGTGGTTGCTACTGAAAAAGCTACGCTTGCAATGGTCGAATTAGAAAAAGAGTTCGAAAATGACTTTTATTCTAAAGACGTAAACCAAATTACAGTAACAGACAATGTATCGGTAATTTCGATTATAGGGCAGGATTTGAGCACTTTCCATAAACCTTACACCGCTTTAATCAAAAATAAAATTGTTCCGATTTTGTTTAACAACACCGTAACAGGTAAAAACGTGAGTTTGGTTGTTAAGAAAGAAGAATTAAACAAAGCGCTGAACGTAATTCACGGAGAGATTTTTGGAGTTTCTAAAAAAATCAACATTGCTATTTTCGGTCACGGATTAGTTGGAGGAACTTTAATCAACCAGATTTTAGAATCGGCTGCGGCAATTGAAAAACGTAAAGATATTAAGCTGAATGTTTTTGCTATAGCAAATTCTAAAAAATTGCTTTTAAACCAATACGGTGTTACCAGCAACTGGAAAAGTGATATTGAAACTAAAGGTGAAGCATATACAATTAAAGATATTATTGCTTTCGCTAATGAACATCATTTAGAAAACTTAATTGCGATTGACAATACTGCAAGTGCGCCTTTCGTTGAAAATTATATTCCGCTTGTAGAGAGCAGTTTCGATTTGATTTCTTCTAATAAAGTAGCCAATACATTAAGCTATGGCTTTTACAAAGAATTGAGAAAAGCTTTGGCAGAAAATCAAAAGAATTATTTGTACGAAACCAATGTTGGTGCAGGTTTACCGTTAATTGACACAATTAAATTATTGCACCTTTCGGGAGAAAATATCACAAAAATTAAAGGTGTTTTCTCTGGAACATTGAGTTATTTATTCAATAATTTCTCTGCGAAAGATGCGCCTTTCAGCGAAATTCTACAGGAAGCAATTGATAACGGATATACAGAACCAGATCCGCGTGAAGATTTATGCGGAAATGACGTTGGTAGAAAATTATTAATTTTAGCTAGAGAATTGGATTTGCAGAATGAGTTTGAAGAAATCTCAATTCAGAATTTAATTCCAGAGCACTTGCGTGAAGGAAGCGCTGCTGATTTCTTGATGAAATTAAAAGAATTTGACCCAATTTATGCTAAAATAAAAGCAGATCAACAGCCAAATCACGTATTAAGATACATTGGCGAATTGTCTGGTGATTTGCAGAATGATAAAGGAAATTTGGAAGTAAAATTAGTTTCAGTGCCAAAAGATACTGCTCTGGGCGGATTAAAAGGTTCTGATTCTTTCTTCGAAATTTACACAGAATCTTACGGAGACCGTCCAATTGTTATTCAAGGAGCTGGTGCAGGTTCTGCGGTAACAGCAAGAGGAGTTTTCGGAGATATTTTGAGATTGTCTGATAAAGGGTAA
- a CDS encoding OsmC family protein, whose protein sequence is MKVTLNRVNDAFHFKVKNERGHVVDVDSRAEFGGSDLGASPMELVLMGVAGCSAIDMISILKKQRQEITSFNAEVEGTRVQIEEAKPFKEIDVVFYLEGEINPEKAKKAAQLSFEKYCSVAKTVEPTATIKYKVVLNNEAL, encoded by the coding sequence ATGAAAGTAACTTTAAACAGAGTAAATGACGCATTTCATTTTAAAGTAAAAAATGAACGCGGACACGTAGTTGACGTTGATAGCAGAGCCGAATTTGGCGGAAGCGATTTAGGTGCAAGTCCAATGGAATTGGTATTAATGGGAGTTGCAGGATGCAGCGCTATCGATATGATTTCAATTTTGAAAAAACAGCGTCAAGAAATCACTTCTTTTAATGCTGAGGTTGAAGGAACACGAGTTCAGATCGAAGAGGCAAAACCTTTCAAGGAAATCGATGTGGTTTTTTATTTAGAAGGAGAAATCAATCCTGAAAAAGCAAAAAAAGCGGCACAGCTTTCTTTTGAGAAATACTGTTCAGTTGCTAAAACAGTTGAGCCAACAGCGACAATTAAATACAAAGTGGTTTTAAACAACGAAGCGTTATAA